In a genomic window of Phalacrocorax aristotelis chromosome 8, bGulAri2.1, whole genome shotgun sequence:
- the HNRNPAB gene encoding heterogeneous nuclear ribonucleoprotein A/B isoform X1, translated as MSEAEQQLAAAAGATQNGHEAAESTGEQQAETGGAPAAAAAAGAATAAAGTAAAGAGPAAAGTAGAAASQNGAEGDQINASKNEEDAGKMFVGGLSWDTSKKDLKDYFTKFGEVTDCTIKMDPNTGRSRGFGFILFKEPGSVEKVLEQKEHRLDGRLIDPKKAMAMKKDPVKKIFVGGLNPEATEEKIREYFGEFGEIEAIELPMDPKTNKRRGFVFITFKEEDPVKKVLEKKFHNVSGSKCEIKVAQPKEVYQQQQFSSGGGRGSYGGRGRGGRGGAQSQNWNQGYGNYWNQGYGNQGYGYQQGYGGYGGYDYSGYGYYGYGPGYDYSQGSANYGKTPRRGGHQNNYKPY; from the exons ATGTCCGAAGCGGAGCAGCAGTtggcggccgccgccggcgccACCCAGAACGGGCACGAAGCGGCCGAAAGCACCGGAGAGCAGCAGGCCGAGACCGGCGGggctccggcggcggcggcagcggcgggcgcAGCAACGGCGGCGGCGGGAACGGCGGCGGCAGGAGCCGgaccggcggcggcggggacagCGGGGGCGGCCGCCAGCCAGAACGGAGCCGAAGGCGACCAGATCAACGCCAGCAAGAACGAGGAGGACGCGGG GAAGATGTTCGTTGGCGGCCTCAGTTGGGATACAAGCAAAAAAGACTTGAAAGATTACTTCACCAAATTCGGTGAGGTAACCGACTGTACGATAAAGATGGACCCTAACACAGGAAGATCCAGAGGCTTTGGATTTATTCTCTTCAAAGAACCTGGGAGTGTTGAAAAG GTTCTGGAACAGAAAGAACACAGGCTAGATGGACGACTAATTGACCCCAAGAAGGCCATGGCAATGAAAAAGGAtccagtgaagaaaatatttgttggtGGACTAAACCCAGAagccacagaagagaaaatcagGGAATACTTCGGAGAGTTTGGAGAG ATTGAAGCAATTGAACTTCCAATGGATCCGAAGACCAACAAAAGGAGGGGGTTTGTGTTCATCACTTTCAAGGAAGAGGATCCAGTGAAGAAGGTTTTGGAGAAGAAATTCCATAACGTCAGTGGAAGCAAG tgcGAGATTAAGGTAGCACAGCCAAAAGAAGTATACCAGCAGCAACAGTTCAGTAGTGGTGGAGGAAGAGGTAGCTatggaggaagaggcagaggtgGAAGAGGCGGCG CTCAAAGTCAAAATTGGAATCAAGGTTATGGCAATTACTGGAACCAGGGTTATGGGAATCAAGGATACGGCTATCAGCAAGGTTATGGTGGCTATGGAGGCTATGATTATTCAGGATATGGGTATTATGGATATGGACCAGGCTATGATTACA GTCAAGGCAGTGCAAATTATGGGAAGACACCAAGACGTGGTGGTCATCAGAATAACTACAAGCCATATTGA
- the PHYKPL gene encoding 5-phosphohydroxy-L-lysine phospho-lyase isoform X1 → MRPAQRSRQETLALRRQLIGSSCKLFFSNDPVKIVKAKGQYMYDENGRRYLDCINNVAHVGHCHPDIVKAAHEQNQVLNTNSRYLHDNLVDYAERLSKTLPEKLCVFYFLNSGSEANDLALRLARQYTKHEDVIVLDHFANCFLSAYHGHLTSLIDISPYKFRNLEGQKEWVHVAPVPDTYRGLYREDHEDSVTAYANEVKNIIEQAHNRGRKIAAFIVESLPSVGGQIIPPAGYFQKVAEHVHKAGGVFIADEIQVGFGRVGKHFWAFQLQGEDFIPDIVTMGKPIGNGHPIACVATTKEIAEAFAATGVEYFNTFGGNPVSCAIGLAVLDVIEKEHLQAHATEVGNFLMKLLKEQKIKHPIIGDVRGSGLFIGVDLIKDQAERTPATAEAEYLVTRLKEEYILLSTDGPGRNVLKFKPPMCFSMEDAKLVVDTIDKLLTAMEKECLNEEKTSTCST, encoded by the exons ATGAGGCCGGCGCAGCGCTCCCGGCAGGAGACCCTGGCCCTGCGGCGGCAGCTCATCGG CTCTTCTTGcaagctgtttttttctaacGATCCGGTGAAGATCGTGAAGGCAAAAGGCCAGTATATGTATGATGAAAATGGAAGACGGTACCTTGACTGCATAAATAATGTTGCTCACG TTGGACACTGTCACCCTGATATAGTAAAAGCAGCCCATGAACAAAATCAGGTGTTGAATACAAATTCTCGTTATCTTCATGACAACTTGGTCGATTATGCAGAGAGACTTTCAAAAACACTACCTGAGAAGTTATGCGTCTTTTACTTTTTGAATTCAGG ATCTGAAGCTAATGACCTTGCCCTAAGATTGGCACGACAATATACAAAACATGAAGATGTTATAGTTTTAGACCA TTTTGCTAATTGTTTTTTAAGTGCTTACCATGGACATCTGACATCCTTGATTGACATAAGCCCATATAAATTCAGAAATCTAGAAGGACAAAAGGAATGGGTCCACGTG GCTCCTGTTCCAGACACTTATCGAGGACTTTATAGAGAAGACCATGAAGATTCAGTAACAGCCTATGCtaatgaagtgaaaaatattattgagCAAGCACATAATAGAGGCAGAAAG ATTGCTGCATTTATTGTTGAATCTCTGCCAAGCGTGGGTGGTCAAATCATTCCACCAGCAGGCTACTTTCAGAAGGTTGCAGA GCACGTGCACAAGGCAGGAGGTGTATTTATTGCTGACGAAATTCAAGTTGGCTTTGGCAGGGTTGGCAAGCACTTTTGGGCATTCCAGCTTCAAGGAGAAGATTTTATACCTGATATTGTCACTATGGGGAAACCAATAGGAAATGGGCACCCTATTGCCTGTgtagcaacaacaaaagaaattgcagaaGCATTTGCAGCCACAGGAgtagaatattttaataca TTTGGAGGAAACCCTGTTTCATGTGCAATTGGATTAGCTGTGTTAGATGTGATTGAGAAGGAACACCTTCAGGCTCACGCCACTGAAGTAGGAAACTTCTTGATGAAGCTACTCAAGGAGCAGAAAATCAAGCATCCCATCATTGGTGATGTCAG gggTTCTGGCTTATTCATTGGAGTGGACTTAATCAAGGATCAAGCAGAAAGGACCCCAGCTACAGCAGAAGCAGAGTATCTGGTAACAAG GCTTAAGGAAGAATATATTCTACTGAGTACTGATGGGCCAGGAAGAAATGTGCTTAAATTCAAGCCTCCAATGTGCTTCAGTATGGAGGATGCAAAATTAGTTGTGGACACAATTGACAAACTACTAACAG CTATGGAAAAAGAATGTCTGAACGAAGAGAAAACATCCACTTGTTCTACCTGA
- the PHYKPL gene encoding 5-phosphohydroxy-L-lysine phospho-lyase isoform X2, translating into MRPAQRSRQETLALRRQLIGSSCKLFFSNDPVKIVKAKGQYMYDENGRRYLDCINNVAHVGHCHPDIVKAAHEQNQVLNTNSRYLHDNLVDYAERLSKTLPEKLCVFYFLNSGSEANDLALRLARQYTKHEDVIVLDHAYHGHLTSLIDISPYKFRNLEGQKEWVHVAPVPDTYRGLYREDHEDSVTAYANEVKNIIEQAHNRGRKIAAFIVESLPSVGGQIIPPAGYFQKVAEHVHKAGGVFIADEIQVGFGRVGKHFWAFQLQGEDFIPDIVTMGKPIGNGHPIACVATTKEIAEAFAATGVEYFNTFGGNPVSCAIGLAVLDVIEKEHLQAHATEVGNFLMKLLKEQKIKHPIIGDVRGSGLFIGVDLIKDQAERTPATAEAEYLVTRLKEEYILLSTDGPGRNVLKFKPPMCFSMEDAKLVVDTIDKLLTAMEKECLNEEKTSTCST; encoded by the exons ATGAGGCCGGCGCAGCGCTCCCGGCAGGAGACCCTGGCCCTGCGGCGGCAGCTCATCGG CTCTTCTTGcaagctgtttttttctaacGATCCGGTGAAGATCGTGAAGGCAAAAGGCCAGTATATGTATGATGAAAATGGAAGACGGTACCTTGACTGCATAAATAATGTTGCTCACG TTGGACACTGTCACCCTGATATAGTAAAAGCAGCCCATGAACAAAATCAGGTGTTGAATACAAATTCTCGTTATCTTCATGACAACTTGGTCGATTATGCAGAGAGACTTTCAAAAACACTACCTGAGAAGTTATGCGTCTTTTACTTTTTGAATTCAGG ATCTGAAGCTAATGACCTTGCCCTAAGATTGGCACGACAATATACAAAACATGAAGATGTTATAGTTTTAGACCA TGCTTACCATGGACATCTGACATCCTTGATTGACATAAGCCCATATAAATTCAGAAATCTAGAAGGACAAAAGGAATGGGTCCACGTG GCTCCTGTTCCAGACACTTATCGAGGACTTTATAGAGAAGACCATGAAGATTCAGTAACAGCCTATGCtaatgaagtgaaaaatattattgagCAAGCACATAATAGAGGCAGAAAG ATTGCTGCATTTATTGTTGAATCTCTGCCAAGCGTGGGTGGTCAAATCATTCCACCAGCAGGCTACTTTCAGAAGGTTGCAGA GCACGTGCACAAGGCAGGAGGTGTATTTATTGCTGACGAAATTCAAGTTGGCTTTGGCAGGGTTGGCAAGCACTTTTGGGCATTCCAGCTTCAAGGAGAAGATTTTATACCTGATATTGTCACTATGGGGAAACCAATAGGAAATGGGCACCCTATTGCCTGTgtagcaacaacaaaagaaattgcagaaGCATTTGCAGCCACAGGAgtagaatattttaataca TTTGGAGGAAACCCTGTTTCATGTGCAATTGGATTAGCTGTGTTAGATGTGATTGAGAAGGAACACCTTCAGGCTCACGCCACTGAAGTAGGAAACTTCTTGATGAAGCTACTCAAGGAGCAGAAAATCAAGCATCCCATCATTGGTGATGTCAG gggTTCTGGCTTATTCATTGGAGTGGACTTAATCAAGGATCAAGCAGAAAGGACCCCAGCTACAGCAGAAGCAGAGTATCTGGTAACAAG GCTTAAGGAAGAATATATTCTACTGAGTACTGATGGGCCAGGAAGAAATGTGCTTAAATTCAAGCCTCCAATGTGCTTCAGTATGGAGGATGCAAAATTAGTTGTGGACACAATTGACAAACTACTAACAG CTATGGAAAAAGAATGTCTGAACGAAGAGAAAACATCCACTTGTTCTACCTGA
- the HNRNPAB gene encoding heterogeneous nuclear ribonucleoprotein A/B isoform X2 has product MSEAEQQLAAAAGATQNGHEAAESTGEQQAETGGAPAAAAAAGAATAAAGTAAAGAGPAAAGTAGAAASQNGAEGDQINASKNEEDAGKMFVGGLSWDTSKKDLKDYFTKFGEVTDCTIKMDPNTGRSRGFGFILFKEPGSVEKVLEQKEHRLDGRLIDPKKAMAMKKDPVKKIFVGGLNPEATEEKIREYFGEFGEIEAIELPMDPKTNKRRGFVFITFKEEDPVKKVLEKKFHNVSGSKCEIKVAQPKEVYQQQQFSSGGGRGSYGGRGRGGRGGGQGSANYGKTPRRGGHQNNYKPY; this is encoded by the exons ATGTCCGAAGCGGAGCAGCAGTtggcggccgccgccggcgccACCCAGAACGGGCACGAAGCGGCCGAAAGCACCGGAGAGCAGCAGGCCGAGACCGGCGGggctccggcggcggcggcagcggcgggcgcAGCAACGGCGGCGGCGGGAACGGCGGCGGCAGGAGCCGgaccggcggcggcggggacagCGGGGGCGGCCGCCAGCCAGAACGGAGCCGAAGGCGACCAGATCAACGCCAGCAAGAACGAGGAGGACGCGGG GAAGATGTTCGTTGGCGGCCTCAGTTGGGATACAAGCAAAAAAGACTTGAAAGATTACTTCACCAAATTCGGTGAGGTAACCGACTGTACGATAAAGATGGACCCTAACACAGGAAGATCCAGAGGCTTTGGATTTATTCTCTTCAAAGAACCTGGGAGTGTTGAAAAG GTTCTGGAACAGAAAGAACACAGGCTAGATGGACGACTAATTGACCCCAAGAAGGCCATGGCAATGAAAAAGGAtccagtgaagaaaatatttgttggtGGACTAAACCCAGAagccacagaagagaaaatcagGGAATACTTCGGAGAGTTTGGAGAG ATTGAAGCAATTGAACTTCCAATGGATCCGAAGACCAACAAAAGGAGGGGGTTTGTGTTCATCACTTTCAAGGAAGAGGATCCAGTGAAGAAGGTTTTGGAGAAGAAATTCCATAACGTCAGTGGAAGCAAG tgcGAGATTAAGGTAGCACAGCCAAAAGAAGTATACCAGCAGCAACAGTTCAGTAGTGGTGGAGGAAGAGGTAGCTatggaggaagaggcagaggtgGAAGAGGCGGCG GTCAAGGCAGTGCAAATTATGGGAAGACACCAAGACGTGGTGGTCATCAGAATAACTACAAGCCATATTGA